A window from Pangasianodon hypophthalmus isolate fPanHyp1 chromosome 16, fPanHyp1.pri, whole genome shotgun sequence encodes these proteins:
- the slc2a12 gene encoding solute carrier family 2, facilitated glucose transporter member 12, whose translation MDPPAETDRTTSDLLNQADPRAQDVHTHTEKAAPAHTGCGAVLVLCAVSMASLSGLMLGYEMGLISGVLLQLREVLALSCPQQEQAVGALLLGAFLLSVAGGTIVDHYGRRFSIILTAALCTCGTLLSVCAPSFWTLVVGRVLVGMAVALSGTASCLYIAEVAPAAWRGRCVCVYELMVVLGVLLGFGLSWVFAGMVDGWRFTLSGVLVPACLQMGIMPVLPQSPRFLLTRHRQKEARKTLARLRGTIPDAVEEELKVVMAALDAEHQQGFLDLFRSRANMRRRMFVGMALVFLQQATGQPNLLAYASTVLRGVGFHSNEAATLASTGLGVVKLIGTVPAILLVDRVGPKAFLCIGAVVMTLSTAALGGVTLHSQTQVASLCQSPGQLNQTPVWRGHDASIRTNTHADFLSEQNSTHLRINPFKYTQVPWILNSTEDHRAAVTNSETPAEESWKERSEISLESVSVSEVSPSLKWISLVSLLIYVAAFSFSLGPMVYVVLSEIFPTGIRGKAVSVVSAFNWAMNLLISMTFLTLTEKIGLPSVIFSYTAMSFVLLVFVIVFVPETKGRSLEQISKELAMKNHLDSTLLCYRWQKKPKTDLSQEEKSLAAV comes from the exons GGTGTGGAGCAGTGCTGGTGCTGTGCGCGGTGTCCATGGCCTCCCTCAGTGGTCTCATGCTGGGCTATGAGATGGGTCTGATCTCTGGAGTGCTGCTTCAGCTCAGGGAGGTACTGGCGCTCTCGTGCCCGCAGCAGGAACAAGCCGTGGGTGCCCTGCTGCTCGGAGCGTTCCTGCTCTCAGTGGCAGGTGGCACCATTGTGGACCATTATGGACGCCGTTTCTCCATCATCCTCACGGCGGCGCTGTGCACTTGTGGCACGCTGCTGAGCGTCTGCGCTCCCTCCTTCTGGACGCTGGTGGTGGGCCGTGTGTTGGTGGGAATGGCCGTGGCACTCTCGGGCACGGCGTCGTGTCTGTACATAGCAGAGGTGGCGCCTGCTGCCTGGCGTGGGAGGTGCGTATGTGTATACGAGCTAATGGTGGTCCTGGGTGTCCTGCTGGGATTTGGGCTGAGTTGGGTGTTTGCAGGAATGGTGGACGGCTGGAGGTTCACTTTGAGTGGCGTTCTGGTGCCTGCATGCCTGCAGATGGGCATCATGCCTGTGTTGCCCCAAAGCCCACGCTTTCTCCTGACCAGGCACAGACAGAAGGAGGCACGGAAAACTCTTGCCCGTTTACGAGGGACCATCCCAGACGCAGTGGAGGAAGAGCTGAAGGTCGTCATGGCAGCTCTGGACGCTGAGCATCAGCAGGGTTTTTTGGATCTATTTCGCTCTCGTGCCAACATGCGGAGGAGGATGTTTGTGGGAATGGCGCTGGTGTTTCTCCAGCAGGCTACAGGACAGCCCAACCTTCTAGCCTACGCCTCCACAGTGCTGCGCGGAGTGGGATTCCACAGTAACGAGGCTGCTACACTCGCCTCCACTGGCCTCGGTGTGGTTAAACTGATCGGTACAGTCCCAGCAATTTTATTGGTGGACCGGGTCGGGCCCAAAGCTTTCCTTTGCATTGGTGCTGTTGTCATGACCCTGTCGACAGCAGCTTTGGGTGGCGTAACACTACACAGCCAAACACAAGTGGCCAGCCTGTGCCAGAGCCCAGGCCAGCTAAATCAAACCCCAGTGTGGAGGGGACATGATGCTAGCATTaggacaaacacacatgctgatTTTTTGTCAGAACAGAATAGCACTCATCTTCGAATAAACCCTTTTAAATATACTCAGGTACCCTGGATTTTAAACTCCACAGAGGACCACAGAGCAGCAGTAACGAACTCAGAGACACCAGCAGAGGAGTCTTGGAAAGAGAGATCTGAGATTTCATTAGAAtctgtgtcagtgagtgagGTGTCTCCTTCCCTGAAATGGATCTCTCTGGTCAGTTTGCTTATCTATGTGGCAGCTTTCTCCTTCAGCCTGGGACCAA tgGTCTATGTGGTTTTGAGCGAGATTTTTCCCACTGGGATCAGAGGAAAAGCCGTGTCTGTGGTCTCTGCCTTCAACTGGGCCATGAACCTGCTCATATCAATGACCTTCCTCACACTCACAG AGAAGATCGGCCTCCCCAGTGTGATCTTCTCATACACTGCTATGAGCTTTGTGCTGCTCGTATTTGTGATCGTGTTCGTGCCGGAGACGAAGGGCCGATCACTGGAGCAGATCTCCAAAGAGCTCGCCATGAA GAACCATCTTGACAGCACACTGTTGTGCTACCGATGGCAAAAGAAGCCCAAGACTGACCTGTCACAGGAAGAGAAATCCCTGGCGGCAGTCTGA